One window from the genome of Pieris napi chromosome 12, ilPieNapi1.2, whole genome shotgun sequence encodes:
- the LOC125054409 gene encoding mucin-16-like isoform X1, which produces MSGGRLIVLDRAGRDAKQYALSEGLATLGSDLACDIRLMLPAVSPHHATVMVQANQTVVQSVSEGVTLLNDVPVSVAVLRHGDIISMGGRALRWEYSQPQHRSLSKPQPPLVVINKTRSRGKGHRSRSSDPVLHDMHAHNQRASLPASSMKQVAIVQPQRRNVMQGEPNCTPELTDSSQIENTENENTQETITRKSARPSQKSLQTNTKASEWIESRKSSRAPITPTRTRNTPSDLQSRTKSATRPVTQRDTQLRSKSLACIPLEIEGENTKVTLTPRQTQSRSKILEGTQIETKSTRASLTPKETREVRSRSAVTPIDTKESKSSTRKSLTPRDAPSEPEVTSKQTKTPIRTTPRQTQSSSKVEVTPLQSRTQAKSVRAFTPTHKSRTSTLGPVTNSVKSRKALTRESGKSSIIPRLSKTQLAITPTGNRELSRSNILAERTPLNHSKSLLPRSARTPLSTSTSVQSTSTSVQSTSTSVLSRSRLTSTPKSSNRQTPFPEKRVLPPRARTLTPRAQQFAMNKSSITPRTWRDTSLRLTVLRKTHRPVKIQAPTLIDHTKQAALLLMTRHTKSKSPNAVSTVVIKPTPMPKSLKRSSRALRESLARKRNTSVLSTSDDLSTRRSLSCQSARKSAMKSTLKDPSSARKTESIKFDLSNLEHDTESDRLRSSVDTTNQTFDSMSSQYVSPPSRRSIQSRSSRIIEKTLGSPMTVTETTETSIATSPKSRSSRGSLIVQKALEETLKTQNNTSGQTNLTKTLSPRAETYSIVDLVSCDSNATEYNTIDSTPFGTPRSHRKTRSFAVTLPSSTPYKVPVSLKYENANDTPPHAESPEVITPQNDENNKPVASTKVSKRSRSKSRLNDSDLFLLEDEDSPRTSKRADKSATTSFDVSHLKRKLSQSLTESDAESDKSDKIVFVKAPKNSLSNVRVKELFAKSPQNDLRFVSGVKTLFKSLRKQNTPKNTLEDVKGVKRLFREKEKSPKNTLEDVSGVKGLFRRSPRNNLRVSGVKDALRIKSPKNDLTDVRGVRRLYRLEKERYSSNVSGIQEMFNEISEMDTTFDLLMNKPPLRTYKAASAQKMNLKQKTRQAKSLYDSTSIHVDGWMKNNEVKVYNENSLPIKKRSLKTFLPIKKRSLKVPLKSTPVKGNVTLNSTELCQISPISKPAPVDTAGTSQSDYHTIDISVNNSSVSLGRTTRSTRQNRSALKNSTFTIKETITEEKPSTALVIHKKSPVIKSVRKTRQRVQEQSDSVQNKEISESKGEKLRTKTTRRTVKTSEQEAAISVPRMTRSKATSPRKSNVRRVSIVIKTPMPRMTRRGKIPVKEENDKAVLSPEQNEIPTVNGVLTKLTPKISKTKRVSVVIPAKTALASARKTRSRVAALNKEVTEPKKATKGTIATATTTRKGRGKAVEVEPAENEVIEKPKRGGRKQVEKKNPEVLVKDEIEKPVITKVEKKTQKGKKAVPKAKETVPSTSRKRKSPDTTPVENEDIEKPKRGRKKAVEIAVKEVKKQTEVKTRAKANVQASSSKEDNKIAQPKGKKVAPAQETIAPSTSRKRKSPDVTPAQKETSVAAKRGKAAEITVPARSTRSKAESQPKLRGQRR; this is translated from the exons ATGTCAGGTGGTAGACTTATAGTGCTGGACCGCGCTGGTCGCGATGCCAAGCAGTATGCCCTTTCAGAGGGTTTGGCCACCCTTGGCTCGGACTTGGCTTGTGACATCCGCCTAATGCTACCAGCAGTCAGTCCCCACCATGCCACTGTTATGGTACAGGCTAATCAG ACTGTGGTACAAAGTGTATCTGAAGGTGTCACTTTGCTGAATGATGTGCCAGTAAGTGTAGCTGTACTCAGGCACGGTGATATCATTTCTATGGGTGGACGTGCTCTACGCTGGGAGTATTCACAACCACAGCACAGGTCCCTCTCTAAACCACAACCAC CATTGGTAGTAATAAACAAGACTCGAAGCAGAGGTAAGGGTCACAGAAGTCGGTCCAGTGATCCAGTACTCCATGATATGCATGCTCATAATCAGAGAGCTTCATTACCTG CTTCAAGTATGAAGCAAGTGGCAATAGTTCAACCGCAGAGAAGAAATGTGATGCAGG GAGAACCAAATTGCACTCCCGAATTGACTGATTCTAGTCAAATTGAAAACACGGAAAATGAAAACACTCAAGAAACAATTACGAG gaaatcAGCGCGGCCGAGCCAAAAAAGTCTCCAAACAAATACTAAGGCATCAGAATGGATTGAGTCGCGTAAAAGCTCGCGAGCGCCTATCACACCGACACGAACACGGAACACACCGTCAGATTTACAATCTCGTACTAAATCTGCAACACGACCAGTGACACAGAGAGACACACAATTGCGTTCAAAATCCTTGGCGTGTATACCGTTAGAAATTGAAGGAGAAAACACAAAGGTGACTTTAACACCGAGACAAACACAGTCACGTTCCAAAATCCTAGAAGGGACACAAATAGAAACAAAATCAACTCGGGCGAGTCTCACACCGAAAGAAACACGTGAAGTCCGGTCAAGGTCGGCAGTTACACCGATCGACACAAAAGAATCCAAGTCCAGTACACGGAAATCCCTTACACCAAGAGATGCCCCATCAGAACCCGAAGTTACAtcgaaacaaacaaaaactcCAATACGGACTACACCGAGGCAAACACAATCAAGTTCAAAAGTGGAAGTTACCCCATTACAATCAAGAACACAAGCAAAATCAGTACGGGCCTTTACGCCTACACACAAATCGCGCACCAGTACTTTGGGACCCGTGACCAACTCAGTTAAATCACGAAAGGCGCTTACAAGGGAATCGGGAAAATCTTCAATTATACCAAGACTATCAAAAACACAGCTAGCAATTACACCGACAGGAAACCGTGAATTGTCGCGTTCAAATATACTTGCAGAAAGAACACCGTTGAATCATTCGAAATCTTTGTTGCCACGTTCTGCACGCACACCGTTAAGTACCTCAACTTCTGTACAAAGTACCTCAACTTCTGTACAAAGTACCTCAACTTCTGTACTAAGTAGGTCTCGACTGACAAGTACGCCGAAATCGTCAAATAGACAGACACCGTTCCCAGAGAAGCGCGTGCTACCACCACGAGCAAGAACGTTAACACCGCGGGCTCAACAGTTCGCCATGAACAAGTCGTCTATTACGCCGCGGACTTGGCGCGATACGTCGCTTCGCTTGACGGTGTTACGAAAGACCCACAGGCCAGTTAAAATACAGGCACCTACGTTGATTG ACCACACTAAGCAAGCTGCTTTATTGCTGATGACACGTCACACGAAGTCAAAGTCTCCGAACGCGGTATCTACTGTTGTGATAAAACCAACTCCAATGCCAAAATCACTGAAAAGAAGCTCTCGGGCACTAAGAGAAAGCTTGGCGAGAAAACGAAAT aCTTCTGTGCTAAGCACTAGCGACGATCTTTCAACGCGAAGAAGTTTATCTTGTCAATCTGCACGAAAAAGTGCCATGAAATCTACTCTTAAGGATCCAAGCAGTGCACGGAAAACAGAATCAATTAAATTCGATCTTAGCAATCTAGAACATGATACTGAGTCCGATCGATTAAGATCCTCAGTGGATACGACAAATCAGACTTTTGATAGTATGTCAAGTCAATACGTCTCACCACCTTCAAGAAGATCTATACAGTCCAGAAGCAGTCGTATCATCGAAAAGACTTTGGGTAGTCCTATGACCGTAACTGAAACTACCGAAACTTCAATCGCTACCTCTCCTAAGTCCAGGTCTTCGCGTGGTTCTCTAATTGTCCAGAAAGCTCTCGAAGAAACTcttaaaacacaaaataacacaTCAGGACAAACAAATCTAACAAAAACACTAAGTCCACGTGCCGAAACCTATTCAATAGTGGATTTGGTCTCTTGCGATTCTAATGCTACGGAATATAATACGATTGATTCCACGCCTTTTGGAACCCCTCGAAGTCACAGGAAAACCAGATCTTTCGCTGTAACGTTACCTTCCAGCACACCGTATAAAGTGCCGGTAAGTTTGAAATATGAGAATGCGAATGACACACCGCCACATGCAGAGTCACCTGAAGTTATTACACCCCAAAATGATGAAAATAATAAGCCTGTTGCGAGTACTAAAGTTTCCAAGAGGTCCCGGAGCAAATCTAGGTTAAACGATAGTGATCTATTCCTATTGGAAGACGAAGATTCTCCGAGAACGTCGAAAAGGGCTGATAAATCGGCTACCACTTCTTTCGACGTTTCTCATTTAAAGAGAAAATTATCGCAAAGCCTCACCGAGTCTGATGCAGAGTCAGATAAAAGtgacaaaattgtatttgtcAAGGCCcctaaaaatagtttaagtaATGTCAGAGTAAAAGAACTATTTGCTAAATCTCCTCAAAATGACCTACGCTTTGTTTCGGGAGTAAAGACCTTATTCAAATCGTTGAGAAAGCAAAATACACCTAAAAATACTCTAGAAGATGTGAAAGGAGTCAAAAGATTATTTAGAGAGAAAGAAAAATCGCCTAAGAATACGCTAGAGGACGTAAGTGGAGTTAAAGGGTTATTTAGGAGAAGTCCTAGGAACAATTTGAGAGTATCTGGAGTAAAGGACGCTTTACGTATAAAATCGCCCAAAAATGATTTAACTGATGTGCGCGGGGTGAGGCGTTTATATCGACTGGAAAAAGAACGATATAGCAGCAACGTAAGCGGAATTCAAGAAATGTTCAATGAAATTTCAGAAATGGACACAACATTTGATCTACTAATGAACAAGCCTCCATTACGGACATATAAAGCAGCGAGTGCGCAGAAAATgaatctaaaacaaaaaacacgcCAAGCAAAATCTTTGTACGATTCGACTTCAATACACGTGGATGGTTGGATGAAGAATAATGAAGTCAAAGTGTACAACGAAAACAGTTTGCCTATTAAGAAAAGGTCACTTAAGACTTTTTTGCCTATAAAGAAAAGGTCACTTAAAGTGCCTTTAAAATCGACTCCAGTTAAAGGCAATGTGACGCTAAACTCCACAGAGTTATGCCAAATCTCTCCAATCTCTAAGCCAGCACCTGTTGATACAGCCGG AACATCACAATCAGATTACCACACCATTGACATCAGCGTTAATAATAGTTCCGTATCACTCGGGAGGACGACACGATCCACAAGACAAAATCGCAGCGCCTTGAAAAATAGCACTTTTACTATTAAAGAGACAATTACTGAAGAAAAACCGTCCACAGCACTAGTGATTCACAAAAAATCTCCAGTTATCAAATCGGTCAGAAAAACGCGTCAACGGGTGCAAGAGCAATCAGATAGTGTccaaaacaaagaaatttcGGAATCGAAAGGCGAAAAATTAAGAACGAAAACCACACGACGAACAGTCAAAACGTCTGAACAAGAAGCAGCAATTTCAGTACCAAGAATGACACGTTCTAAAGCAACATCGCCACGGAAATCCAATGTTAGACGCGTCTCGATTGTCATAAAAACACCAATGCCGAGAATGACGCGTAGAGGCAAAATCCCGGTAAAAGAAGAGAATGATAAAGCGGTCCTAAGTCCTGAACAAAATGAAATACCCACTGTTAACGGTGTTTTAACGAAACTAACACCAAAAATTTCGAAAACGAAAAGAGTTTCCGTTGTAATTCCGGCGAAAACCGCCCTCGCTTCAGCTAGGAAAACTCGAAGTAGAGTAGCCGCTCTCAACAAGGAAGTAACTGAGCCAAAAAAg GCTACAAAAGGGACTATTGCAACCGCTACGACAACTCGGAAGGGTAGGGGTAAAGCTGTCGAAGTTGAACCTGCTGAAAATGAAG TTATAGAAAAACCAAAAAGAGGCGGAAGAAAACAAGTAGAAAAGAAGAATCCAGAAGTCCTGGTAAAGGATGAAATTGAGAAACCTGTTATTACCAAAGTTGAGAAGAAAACTCAAAAAGGAAAGAAG gcgGTCCCAAAAGCGAAAGAAACTGTGCCATCGACAAGCCGGAAGAGGAAATCGCCCGACACTACGCCTGTCGAAAATGAAG atattgaaAAACCAAAAAGAGGAAGAAAAAAAGCGGTTGAAATAGCTGTCAAAGAGGTTAAGAAGCAAACTGAAGTAAAGACGCGAGCAAAAGCTAACGTTCAGGCTAGCTCCAGTAAAGAGGATAACAAAATAGCTCAACCCAAAGGAAAAAAG gtcGCGCCAGCTCAAGAAACAATAGCGCCCTCTACGAGTCGTAAGAGGAAATCTCCCGATGTCACTCCTGCTCAGAAAG aAACATCTGTAGCCGCTAAAAGGGGAAAGGCAGCCGAAATTACTGTGCCGGCTCGCTCGACTCGCTCTAAAGctg AGTCTCAACCAAAACTGCGCGGCCAAAGAAGATAA